The Deinococcus carri genome includes a region encoding these proteins:
- a CDS encoding outer membrane lipoprotein carrier protein LolA, with amino-acid sequence MKRTLSLVILAACALGVSQAGAQSAQDILNRVDAAQKAAKDVSFRLQGSATLESAAQKVDLTVKSIPAQGLARLQFMAPDALADNIVVADRNEVRQYLFLTNQVTVTPTQKAAGGAGLGGLDFTQLTNAATLLSQYDVKLLGTSMVAGKKVYQLEATPKNAGTSDRARVWITEAGWRPTRVQLVGNGNKVLADLNVTNYKVNSGLTASGLKALPKDAQVIRQ; translated from the coding sequence GTGAAGCGAACTCTCTCTCTCGTGATCCTCGCGGCCTGTGCGCTGGGCGTTTCCCAGGCGGGTGCCCAAAGCGCGCAGGACATCCTGAACCGGGTGGACGCCGCGCAGAAGGCGGCCAAGGACGTGTCCTTCCGCCTTCAGGGCAGCGCGACCCTCGAATCGGCTGCTCAGAAGGTCGACCTCACCGTCAAGAGCATTCCCGCGCAGGGGCTGGCCCGCCTGCAATTCATGGCCCCCGACGCCCTGGCCGACAACATCGTGGTCGCCGACCGCAACGAGGTACGCCAGTACCTGTTCCTGACCAACCAGGTCACGGTGACGCCGACCCAGAAGGCCGCGGGCGGGGCGGGCCTGGGTGGCCTGGACTTCACCCAGCTCACCAACGCGGCGACCCTGCTCAGCCAGTACGACGTGAAGCTGCTGGGCACATCTATGGTGGCCGGCAAGAAGGTCTACCAACTGGAGGCCACGCCCAAGAACGCGGGCACCAGCGACCGCGCCCGCGTCTGGATCACCGAGGCGGGCTGGCGGCCCACCCGCGTGCAGCTCGTCGGCAACGGCAACAAGGTGCTGGCCGACCTCAACGTCACGAACTACAAGGTCAACAGCGGCCTGACTGCCTCGGGCCTCAAGGCACTGCCCAAAGACGCCCAGGTGATTCGGCAGTAA